One region of Moraxella sp. ZY210820 genomic DNA includes:
- a CDS encoding type II toxin-antitoxin system VapC family toxin, whose translation MILVDSNIIIYYFSGMEKAREFLNENAQNLAISTITVSEVLSYPMREDELKYTTDFLKNNFTWFDVSRDIIFKTAEIRRQKKIKTPDAIIGATALIHELTLASRNEKDFKNLPLNFINPFND comes from the coding sequence ATGATTTTGGTAGATAGCAATATTATCATTTATTATTTTTCAGGTATGGAAAAAGCTCGTGAATTTTTAAATGAAAATGCTCAAAATTTGGCGATTTCTACAATCACAGTTTCAGAAGTATTGTCTTACCCAATGCGTGAAGATGAACTAAAATATACGACTGATTTTTTAAAAAATAACTTCACTTGGTTTGATGTCAGCCGTGATATTATTTTTAAAACAGCTGAAATTCGCCGTCAAAAGAAAATCAAAACACCTGATGCTATTATCGGAGCAACAGCACTCATCCATGAATTAACTCTTGCTAGTCGTAATGAAAAAGATTTTAAAAACTTGCCATTAAACTTTATCAATCCTTTTAATGATTAA